A region from the Trichoplusia ni isolate ovarian cell line Hi5 chromosome 19 unlocalized genomic scaffold, tn1 tig00003236_group18, whole genome shotgun sequence genome encodes:
- the LOC113506563 gene encoding LOW QUALITY PROTEIN: uncharacterized protein LOC113506563 (The sequence of the model RefSeq protein was modified relative to this genomic sequence to represent the inferred CDS: deleted 2 bases in 2 codons) — protein sequence MCVRIWLEVGHACEPRRSATGRALALDWRVWVRGVSGHDISTFVHKVVFHLHPATAFVYPKRVLQEPPYEIQESGCASIDIPIHVYLKYSNRPKKIRLRYSLQIENNSKSNSESRCIYYDFENPSEQLCEALMSGGGEVVARAGAPDAGQKLVVLLSDGGEDPPAPAPTPVPAKLHKAKKYKFVEPVQCKHNAKKRKSYIFEEICSKCGHSIYVDFRKQLRSVAMTEDEINCVSQLYLSYTSYQKSVDALILPPMTDPIYRVPKLPKSLRKALKEVEEDYTML from the exons ATGTGTGTTCGCATATGGCTAGAGGTGGGGCACGCTTGCGAACCGCGCCGCTCCGCCACTGGCCGCGCTCTGGCACTGGACTGGCGAGTGTGGGTGCGTGGCGTCAGCGGCCACGATATTAGCACCTTCGTACACAAAGTCGTTTTCCACTTGCACCCCGCCACAGCTTTCGTGTATCCCAAAAGAG TGCTCCAGGAGCCGCCATACGAAATCCAAGAGTCTGGCTGCGCCTCCATCGACATACCGATACATGTGTACCTGAAATACAGCAACAGGCCAAAGAAAATTCGTCTGAGATACAGTCTGCAGATCGAGAACAACAGCAAGAGCAACTCAGAGTCACGGTGCATTTACTACGACTTCGAGAACCCGTCGGAGCAGCTGTGCGAGGCACTCAtgagcggcggcggcgaggtGGTGGCCCGCGCCGGCGCGCCCGACGCCGGCCAGAAGCTGGTGGTGCTGCTGTCCGACGGCGGCGAAgacccgcccgcgcccgcgcccactCCCGTGCCGGCCAAGCTGCACAAGGCCAAGAAGTACAAGTTCGTCGAGCCCGTGCAGTGCAAGCACAACGCCAAGAAACGCAAGTCTTATATATTCGAAGAGATTTGCTCAAAATGTGGTCATTCCATTTACGTCGACTTCAGA AAACAACTACGCTCGGTGGCCATGACC GAGGACGAGATAAACTGCGTATCACAGTTGTATTTATCGTACACTAGTTATCAGAAGTCGGTGGATGCGTTAATTCTGCCGCCGATGACGGACCCGATATACAGAGTGCCCAAGTTACCCAAATCTTTGAGGAAAGCTCTAAAAGAAGTCGAAGAAGACTACACGATGCTATGA